One Carya illinoinensis cultivar Pawnee chromosome 5, C.illinoinensisPawnee_v1, whole genome shotgun sequence genomic window, aatttaattaaacATTATCATCAATTGAGGAATTTGTAATTAGGTTCCTGCATTTATGGACTGCAAAAGGTAAAGTGGGCCCTATCATCTAAGAAATATAAGGGTAAGCCTATCCATATAAACAGTCAGCTGACTCAGCGTCCAATGGATAAGCCTTTCAAAATCTACAACACTTAACCGCGCCCACATTTCAccctgtttctttttctttttctacatAAAGCCCCGTTCCCCTCCTCCCTCCACTATTCACTCCTGGCTTCAAACTCTCCACACAAGCTTTCTCAATGCTCGCCTCCTCATCTTCAACCTCCTTTCTCCAACACCCACTTCCACTCGCCCTCTCAAGCAAACACCAACCTCTAGCAAAGccatattttcttagatttcgTACGCACAAAACCGTAGCTGCTGCTTGCAGCGCAGCAACAGAGACAGGTCAAGCTCAGAGACCTCACCTTAATTTTCCTGTTGATCAAATGGCCTCCGCTGCGTCATTGTACGAGGTTCTTGGGATCCCCATGAGCGCAAGTTGCCACGAGATCAAGACGGCATATAGGAGGTTGGCGAGAATGTGTCACCCTGACGTGGTGGCCATCAACCAGAAGGAAGCATCGGCCAACGATTTCAAGAAGATCCATGCAGCTTATTCCACGCTGTCCGACCCCGTCAAACGTGCTTGTTACGACAGAGAAATTTATGGGAACCAACGAAGGCCCTACGGTTCTTCGCCACTCTCGTcggcggcggcggcggcggcCATGGCTGGGTTTCCGGGCCGTACTAGGAGGAACTGGGAGACTGACCAGTGTTGGTagctaaattaaattaagaacGATGTATACATATAGAGTTTTAcagaaaaaaagtgaaaaaaaaaaaaaaaaaaaaactatgtatGCATATCATCCCCTGTTCTTCACTTTCTGTGATCGAAAACAGAGCAGAGAACAGATTAAAACGATGCCGTTTCTCTTTTTTCGAATGGGCATTCCTATTGTTTACGTACGAGAGATGGTACTGGAAAATGTTTTCACGTGTAATATATTACCTAGTATTTCTTTCCGCTGGTCCCTTTTCTTGTTTGATCAGTCGTTTATGGCTCttacatttattatttttctggaTTTCTTTTATCCACTTAAAAAGTAAAGTAACAAGTAAAGTTATTCTACGCcatcacattatttaaataaatttattttttaaattaaattattatatgtaaatattttgctaaatatagtaaatttaaaaatagtgcttttcaaacaaaaaatacaagaacCCACGCTAATCGCAATATGTTCCTAAGATGATCCAACGCTGAAGTCGAGATGGAATGTTGAGAAATCCAAAGTTCACAAATAAAAATGGAGAATTCATTAGGTGATGAAACTCGTTTGCAGGATAAATATAAGAATGGTGATATATACTGATCACCATttcacttatattttataatatattatgtgttaggtatttattattatttaatattaaaaaatatgtaataaataattatttaataataatatatatgttatatttgatttaataagatgtaaaaaaataataatatgatatataaaatcttattaaataaaatgttgtcAGAGGGCCAGGAGCACTTGATTCTTCAATGAATAATGTGGATGGTGTCAGAGACGATGTTAACCTTCTGGTTACTGCTTAAATTTTAAGAGAAATTCTATAGGCAACCGCCAATGCGTCCCCGCCGCggcctcatttgtttttttttgtgacGTGGCGTTTAattaaatgtaataaataaatgataaaaagaaaCTTTACATAAGCGGGAAACCAAACGTGAGAAGCTAAAAAGGAAAAccagagagagaaaatgtgatGCGAAAACCGAAGAGAAATGAAAAGcaaagagagaaaatgttaTGCGAAatctgaagagagagagagaaaaaaaaccaGAGATATGAATCTGTATCTTCTAGTTGGGGATCTTCTTCTTCACGAGGCGTCTAGCATTTAGTAAAAACCAGAGCTGCGTCTTCTTCGTCCAGTTGCGTTTTCTTCGTCATTTCAAAAAGCTTTCTCCCGAGctgcgaagagagagagagagagagagagagagagagagagagagagagagagagagagagagagagagagagtaaaaaccAGTTTAGAGAGTTAAAAGCTTTTTATCTTCTTCGTGCATCTAGCTTCTCCCGAGCTGTCTCCAAGGGTCCTTATTTTCTGTTTCTGGTAGGTGTTATCTTGCCCACTTGGAACTGATTGTAAATGGGTTTTAGTTTTGGAAAATGTTGTTGGGTGCTGATGATTTTGTAGCATTAAGATTTCTGTAAACTCGAAATGGCCATGGTGTTGTTCGTGTAAGATTTTTTCTTGTGTTTGAACTACTGGCTTCGCCAATGGAAGTTGTGGGTTCGTTTTTCCACCAATTTCTTGTAAGAGTATTTTGGGCACTTTCTTATGGCCAATAAAAGTTTGTCAATGGGTTAGAACTCAAAAGTTaaaactctaatttttttttggtggatGGAACTGTAATTGGTAGCTCTTGAGCTCTACATTGATCTCTGCATTGGAGGGCACTTAGCAAAAAGTAAATTATTGGAAGGTATTTACCATTAGTTCTTTTAAGGCACAGTTGTAACCATttggatttcttttctttcttcctttgttgtttgttttttcaattGAGGTTTGCTAGAATATTATCATCTAATTGGGTGGCGATTTTTTGGAGGAATACAGAGAGTCCATGTTTTGTTTTCACATCAATAGCAATTACATTTCTAACTCTGTTACCTCAACTTTTTTTGAAAACAAGTAAAAGGCCTAGAAGGAAAGAAGAACAACACCATGGTTTATGTAGAGGGAAATAGAAACTGATTACCCTGCTTCTTCTCATCTGCAATGGCATGCCTTTGTGAGTAATTGTGCGCAAACAATTACGCAAATTTAGAGAGACAGCGCTCGGAGAATGACATTATAATTACTAAACATGAGCTTTTGTTTTGCCATCTTATTAAACCAACAAATCCaagaatccttttttttttttttatcgataaACAAATTATTATTGATCAAAAGTGTAGGCAATGCCCAAGTATACGGGAACAAATCCAAGATTACTAAACCAATTTATTGGCGTAAAAGAAGCACTAAGCAGTAAAGGAGCAATTGAATCCCAAAGAATTCCAAAATATATGACACCAATTACAAGAAAATTGATCTTACTTATAGTTCTTAAAACATGAAACAACTGTAGCTTCAGCATTCTACATTAATAATGGTACAAATTGACATTTGCATCATACTCTCAGGACTACATACTATAGCCATCTGAGCCACCCCTAAGAATATCATGCAGTGAAACACTTCCTATCTCATTCCGGGTAAGTGATGGACTGGCAGCCTTTAAAGTTTCTGCAGACAATGTAGTTGTCACGGCTATAAATCTACAAGCACCAAAAAGAGATTACCATTTCTACcaaataatcatataatataatggTTCCAAGGTATACCAACAATGATTAAGCACATGGGAAACCAACCCAAGCTCAATATGTTTACATTTATTTGTACTCGATTTTAATGCAGGAAAcacataatatgaaaaaatttacttCATTTGACCAGCTTTGGCAGCTTGAACTCCAGCTAATGCATCTTCAATGACAATACACTAGGAAAATATAGgcataaaattatttcaataatataaGAGTGATTGGTCACAGAAAAGCTACAATGATCAATTCAGTCACTGGACAATTATGCTGACAAACACTCATTCAGCAGTAaggtgaaaaaaagaaaaattggcaaattattgagatgaaaaaattaaatcagaATATTCAATACAACCTATGTTTGAagccaataaaaataattgtttagAAAACATGTCTCAAAAGACAATAATCTGCAGAATCTCTCAGTATACTTCACTGGGCAGCACTTGAGCACATTCAGAATCTTTGATGCAACTTAAGAAAATATCATGAGCAGGCTTCAAATTCTCGAAAGCATCTGCTTACACAATAGCATCAAACCTGAAAGGAggctaataaaatattaagaacCAAAAGTATCATAAAGGTGAAATTTGTTGCATACTCTCAGATTTGGGCAAGTTGACAGTTCAAAGCATGGATGTGGACCAATCTGAATACAAATCCTTATGCCCAGCACCCAAATATTACCAAGTTGCTTATTCGCGTGTCCTTTTTCTTGGGATTATATTCTAGATGGTATTATACAATTTCTTTTGTTCAACAATGGGGGAAAATATTAGTGCACATACTTGAAAATTTTCAGTATGTTTACAGTTACTTG contains:
- the LOC122309237 gene encoding chaperone protein dnaJ 11, chloroplastic-like codes for the protein MLASSSSTSFLQHPLPLALSSKHQPLAKPYFLRFRTHKTVAAACSAATETGQAQRPHLNFPVDQMASAASLYEVLGIPMSASCHEIKTAYRRLARMCHPDVVAINQKEASANDFKKIHAAYSTLSDPVKRACYDREIYGNQRRPYGSSPLSSAAAAAAMAGFPGRTRRNWETDQCW